One genomic segment of Candidatus Aenigmatarchaeota archaeon includes these proteins:
- a CDS encoding 30S ribosomal protein S3, whose protein sequence is MAIYSYFLKEGLREVQIEEFLKKKFEKAGYSHIDIQRTPLGTRIIVYAHKPGIVIGKSGRVIKEISDEIKEKFGLENPMLDVKEVENPFLDAQIVADRIAKSIERGSFYKKVVNYYLEEIMKNGAVGVQIKIGGKLGGERGRFQKFRVGYIKHAGYYADNILDKGFATAVVKLGMIGVDVRIMKEMPEDLSLKISSLDEKIKEMSTEKVEIPEKTEEVKEDIKGEVVEEPKEEKKEKSKKSGKTRGEVKKKKEKKGSKK, encoded by the coding sequence ATGGCAATATATTCATATTTTCTGAAGGAAGGGTTAAGGGAAGTACAAATAGAGGAATTTCTAAAGAAAAAGTTTGAAAAGGCTGGCTATAGTCACATAGATATACAAAGGACGCCACTTGGAACAAGAATAATTGTTTATGCTCACAAGCCTGGGATTGTTATAGGAAAGTCTGGAAGAGTTATCAAGGAGATAAGCGATGAAATAAAGGAAAAGTTTGGCCTTGAGAACCCGATGTTGGATGTCAAGGAAGTTGAGAATCCATTTTTAGATGCACAAATTGTTGCAGATAGGATAGCAAAAAGTATTGAAAGAGGTTCTTTTTACAAGAAGGTGGTCAACTATTATTTAGAAGAAATAATGAAGAATGGGGCTGTTGGTGTACAGATAAAAATAGGTGGGAAATTGGGTGGAGAAAGAGGAAGGTTCCAGAAGTTCAGGGTTGGGTACATCAAACATGCCGGATATTATGCTGACAATATATTGGATAAGGGATTTGCAACTGCTGTGGTCAAACTGGGGATGATTGGCGTTGATGTAAGGATAATGAAGGAGATGCCAGAAGATTTGTCCCTGAAAATATCTTCTCTTGATGAGAAGATTAAAGAAATGAGTACTGAAAAGGTTGAGATACCTGAAAAAACTGAAGAGGTTAAAGAAGATATTAAAGGAGAAGTAGTTGAAGAGCCAAAAGAAGAAAAGAAGGAAAAAAGTAAAAAGAGTGGAAAAACCAGAGGGGAAGTTAAAAAAAAGAAAGAAAAGAAGGGATCAAAAAAGTAG
- the yciH gene encoding stress response translation initiation inhibitor YciH yields MVGNVCEKCGLPKELCICQIIDREEQKIKVYVTSRKFNKPVTIIEGVDKESSKEILSNLKRKLACGGSYKNGNIELQGNHRANIKGILVKLGFDERQIEVQ; encoded by the coding sequence ATGGTAGGAAATGTTTGTGAAAAGTGTGGATTGCCCAAGGAACTCTGTATATGTCAGATAATAGACAGGGAAGAACAGAAGATAAAGGTTTATGTGACTTCCAGGAAATTCAATAAACCAGTGACAATAATAGAAGGAGTTGATAAGGAATCATCCAAGGAAATTTTAAGCAACTTAAAAAGGAAGTTGGCCTGTGGGGGATCTTACAAGAATGGAAATATAGAACTTCAAGGAAACCATCGAGCTAACATCAAGGGAATACTTGTTAAGCTAGGGTTTGATGAGAGGCAGATAGAGGTTCAGTAG
- a CDS encoding uL22 family ribosomal protein — translation MNEKIVVASRPLARVSRKDSATLFRYIRNKPTQKAKNLLNELISRRKNINGRYFTKASKEILDLIKECENNAEAKGLDVERLFVKSAIANKSFSFILPKSRWPHRGRRAKICSLRIELEER, via the coding sequence ATGAATGAGAAGATAGTTGTAGCATCAAGGCCTCTTGCAAGAGTTTCAAGGAAGGATTCAGCTACGCTTTTTAGGTATATAAGAAATAAACCAACACAAAAGGCCAAGAATTTGTTGAATGAATTGATTTCAAGAAGAAAGAATATAAATGGAAGATATTTTACAAAGGCCTCAAAGGAGATATTGGATCTGATAAAAGAGTGTGAAAATAATGCAGAGGCCAAAGGGTTGGATGTTGAAAGATTATTTGTTAAGTCTGCAATAGCAAACAAATCTTTTAGTTTTATTTTGCCAAAGAGCAGGTGGCCACACAGAGGAAGAAGGGCAAAAATATGTTCGCTTAGAATAGAATTAGAGGAGAGATGA
- the rpmC gene encoding 50S ribosomal protein L29 encodes MRIRELRKLKPEEREKRLKELKLELLKERGNVEMGGNVKNPGRIKNIRKDIARLMTIKNERKG; translated from the coding sequence ATGAGGATTAGGGAATTGAGGAAGCTTAAACCTGAAGAACGAGAGAAAAGGTTAAAAGAATTAAAACTAGAATTATTGAAAGAAAGGGGAAATGTGGAAATGGGTGGAAATGTTAAAAACCCCGGAAGAATAAAAAATATAAGGAAGGATATTGCAAGATTGATGACAATAAAAAATGAGAGAAAGGGTTGA